One Aegilops tauschii subsp. strangulata cultivar AL8/78 chromosome 2, Aet v6.0, whole genome shotgun sequence genomic window, GGTGGATGTTGGGCATCACACCGCCGCTGGCGATGGTGGCGCCGCCGAGCAACTTGGTCAGCTCCTCGTCATTGCGCACGGCGAGCTGGATGTGGCGGGGCACGATACGTGTCTTCTTGTTGTCCCTGGCGGCGTTTCCGGCCAGCTCCAGGACCTGGATCAAAGGGGAAGGACGACCAGATTAGAACAAGCAGCAACCAATGCAATGGATACATAGGAAAGCACATCGATTCCGCACCCAAGAAACCTTATCTTGACGAATTTGGACAAAAAATTACTTGGATTTCGACGCATTGCTATTAACATACGGCACGGTTCTAAACAGATCTAAGAATAGCCCGATTTGTCGGATCCCGCGACGGAACCGGATCAAGGAATAGAATACCGCGAGAACAGGGGCAAGGATGAGATCTGCGAGAAACGCACCTCAGCGGCGAGGTACTCAAGGACGGCAGCGAGGTAGACGGGGGCGCCGGCTCCGACGCGCTCGGCGTACTTGCCGGCCTTGAGGAACCTGGCGATCCTTCCCACGGGGAACTGCAGCCCAGCCTTGGAGCTCCTTGACGTCGCCTTCTTGGCCGCGCCGGCGCCGATTGCCTTCCCACGACCGGCCATCTCAGCAACCGAGGAGGAGGGGAACAACCGGAGCCGCAACTGGGAGGCGGAACGCGCGAGGGGACAGGAGGCGGTGGAGGCGAGAGAGACGCAGGTGGGAGGTTTCGCTCAGCGCGGGGGAGAATATATAGGAGGGTGGGGACGGGGCGACAGCCAATGGACGGCGATCACGCGGATCGCTGGTTTGGGCCGTCGGATGCGCGAGATTGGACGGTGGATGCGAGGGCCGGAGCCGCGAGGGTTCGGATCCGGAAGCGGCGGGAGGGCGGGGGCATATGGGGCGGGGAAGGTTTTCGTTTTGGACTTTCCGCGGGAGTCCAGGTCTCTATGGGAATCGACGGAGTGGTCACGTGTTTTAATTTTCTATATGGCCCACTTGTCGGTGTTATTTCTTCTCCAGTAAAGATGCGTGCTTGGTCCACCAATAATGTAACTTTGCCTTAAAAAAACAATAATGTAACTCCTGACCTATGGAGTAGGAGTGTGTACTTTTGTAACCACATGCATATGTCTGTGTATTAATGCTACGGAATGGACAATAAGACCTTTTTTTTCAAGATAATGCACAATGAAAC contains:
- the LOC109783379 gene encoding histone H2A.4; this encodes MAGRGKAIGAGAAKKATSRSSKAGLQFPVGRIARFLKAGKYAERVGAGAPVYLAAVLEYLAAEVLELAGNAARDNKKTRIVPRHIQLAVRNDEELTKLLGGATIASGGVMPNIHQHLLPKKASSSKASTVDDDDN